The Lachnospiraceae bacterium oral taxon 500 genome window below encodes:
- a CDS encoding conjugal transfer protein: MKEREKIINLWFDMWLQQKDLGIDDIFTEDTIYTESWGPKYEDRRTVKHWFTEWNTRGKVVEWDIRQYFHGENQTVVEWYFKAEMNDSRVDEFDGMTLIEWTKDNKIKSLKEFGCDIDNYNPYQNGEIPRFR, encoded by the coding sequence ATGAAAGAACGGGAAAAAATCATCAACTTGTGGTTTGATATGTGGCTGCAACAAAAAGATTTGGGAATAGACGATATTTTTACTGAAGATACCATTTATACGGAAAGCTGGGGTCCGAAATATGAAGATCGGCGGACGGTAAAGCATTGGTTTACTGAATGGAATACCCGAGGGAAGGTAGTGGAGTGGGATATCAGACAATATTTTCACGGCGAAAATCAAACCGTAGTGGAATGGTATTTTAAAGCCGAGATGAATGATAGCAGGGTAGATGAGTTTGACGGTATGACCCTGATTGAGTGGACGAAAGACAACAAAATCAAAAGCTTAAAAGAATTCGGCTGCGATATCGATAATTATAACCCCTATCAAAATGGCGAGATCCCTCGGTTTAGATAA
- the mutY gene encoding A/G-specific adenine glycosylase, which yields MVLEAKVKRRKADKRTKKMTGKEQEQDLTAAILTHYDRHKRKLPWRDTGNPYYIWLSEIMLQQTRVEAVKDYFTRFVAELPDIKALAACEEDRLLKLWEGLGYYSRARNLKKAAGQIMAEYNGRLPETKAELLQLAGIGEYTAAAIAAIAFGQPEVALDGNLIRVFSRIWAREEDFSRQAAKNELRARISVYLPENRAGDFNQAVMDIGALICLPNGRPLCGECPAAHFCRAKAAGEVMRYPLKKEKKSRKIEARTILIIQRGEAVRLCRRGNKGVLAGLWEFPGLSGHCSQEEIREQLAEEFSVLAAVTAEIEALPPARHIFSHLEWDMTAYWIYLPEPDLVAETGGDYHASADGPAVIAAAGQSFELTGQAAVWADSRMIRQELSLPSAFKPYQQEALKRLDG from the coding sequence TTGGTGCTGGAAGCAAAGGTTAAAAGGCGCAAGGCCGATAAAAGGACAAAAAAGATGACAGGAAAAGAGCAGGAACAGGATTTAACCGCTGCGATTTTGACGCATTATGACCGGCATAAGCGAAAGCTGCCGTGGCGGGATACCGGCAATCCCTATTATATCTGGCTGTCGGAGATTATGCTCCAGCAAACCAGAGTGGAGGCGGTAAAAGATTATTTTACCCGCTTTGTGGCTGAACTTCCGGATATTAAAGCCTTGGCGGCCTGTGAGGAAGACCGGCTGCTTAAGTTGTGGGAAGGGCTGGGTTATTATTCCCGGGCGCGTAATTTAAAAAAAGCTGCCGGTCAGATTATGGCAGAGTATAACGGGCGCTTGCCGGAAACCAAAGCGGAGTTGCTGCAATTAGCGGGAATCGGTGAATATACGGCGGCGGCGATTGCGGCGATTGCCTTTGGCCAGCCGGAGGTGGCATTAGACGGGAACCTGATTCGGGTGTTTAGCCGGATTTGGGCGAGGGAAGAGGACTTTAGCCGGCAAGCGGCCAAAAATGAACTGCGGGCTAGGATTTCTGTGTATTTGCCGGAAAATCGTGCCGGTGATTTTAACCAAGCGGTGATGGATATCGGTGCGCTGATTTGTCTGCCGAACGGCCGGCCGTTATGCGGAGAGTGTCCGGCGGCTCATTTTTGCCGGGCGAAGGCGGCCGGAGAAGTGATGCGCTATCCCTTAAAAAAAGAAAAGAAAAGCCGGAAAATTGAGGCGAGAACGATTTTAATTATTCAGCGGGGGGAAGCGGTCAGGCTCTGCCGGCGCGGAAACAAAGGTGTGCTGGCGGGATTATGGGAATTTCCGGGATTATCGGGTCATTGCAGTCAGGAAGAGATTCGGGAACAGTTAGCCGAGGAATTTTCGGTACTGGCGGCGGTAACTGCGGAAATAGAAGCGCTGCCGCCCGCAAGGCATATTTTCAGCCATTTGGAATGGGATATGACGGCATATTGGATTTATTTGCCGGAGCCGGATTTGGTGGCGGAAACGGGCGGAGATTATCATGCGAGTGCGGACGGACCGGCGGTTATAGCGGCGGCTGGGCAGTCCTTTGAATTGACCGGGCAAGCAGCAGTCTGGGCAGACAGCCGGATGATTCGGCAGGAGTTATCTTTGCCGTCGGCTTTTAAGCCCTATCAGCAAGAAGCGCTGAAGCGGCTGGACGGGTAA
- a CDS encoding DNA mismatch repair protein MutL, protein MSKQIRELDALTVNQIAAGEVVERPLSVVKELVENAIDAGATAITVEIREGGLKLIRVTDNGSGIDKEQVRMAFRRHFTSKLQKIEDLYAIESLGFRGEALAAIAGVSVSEIITKTEEALTGVRLVQEGVSETAFEEIGAPKGTTLLIKELFFNTPARKKFLKSEKTEGSYVIEFMQRISLAYRQIAFKLITDGKVRLQTNGDGDLRAAILYIFGAETAKKLKEVQYSEKGVTINGFVGTPELNRGNRSYEIYFVNGRYVKSKWIQEGIEEGAFGYVMQHQFPFAVLEIEVEPDKLDVNVHPQKAEVRFENGYLVKEAVRRAVAQAFAEKEVIPAVRLEDRPAPHFQPDQAQKAAYNRAEPFEINRLKAEETRTDFAPNQSNAPDFGREAFPVPAEGKPEAPNEAGAFIREPAGSFVPEFSEYSTQPVVIPAEQRADLPSRGNQMTLSGPEATQEFIDLSSVKSHKVIGQLFDTYWLIEFQGALYIIDQHAAHEKVLYERFVKRFNESDIHTQQLLEPLVIEVSAGEMQNFLAAQPFFDRLGFETEPFGAGAIKISGVPYLFNQAMKKENFIYLLDQMEEKNFKLNAETIDHELATMACKAAVKGNDRLSRQEYEGLISELLTLKNPYHCPHGRPTLIKMTRYELDRKFKRIL, encoded by the coding sequence ATGAGCAAGCAAATTCGAGAATTAGACGCGCTGACGGTTAATCAGATTGCGGCCGGCGAGGTGGTGGAGCGCCCGCTGTCGGTGGTTAAAGAGCTGGTAGAAAACGCGATTGATGCGGGAGCCACGGCTATTACTGTGGAAATCAGAGAAGGCGGGCTGAAGCTGATTCGCGTGACCGATAATGGCAGCGGGATTGATAAGGAACAGGTCAGAATGGCTTTCCGCCGGCATTTTACCAGCAAACTCCAAAAAATTGAAGATTTGTATGCGATTGAAAGTCTCGGCTTTCGGGGTGAGGCTTTGGCGGCGATTGCCGGGGTCTCGGTCAGCGAAATTATTACCAAAACCGAAGAGGCGCTGACCGGTGTGCGGCTGGTTCAGGAAGGAGTCAGCGAAACGGCGTTTGAGGAAATCGGTGCCCCGAAAGGAACAACACTGCTGATTAAGGAGCTTTTCTTTAATACGCCGGCTCGTAAAAAGTTTTTAAAGTCGGAAAAAACGGAAGGCTCTTATGTGATTGAGTTTATGCAGCGGATTTCATTGGCCTATCGCCAGATTGCCTTTAAGCTGATTACCGACGGCAAGGTCAGGCTGCAAACAAACGGCGACGGTGATTTGCGGGCGGCGATTCTGTATATTTTCGGTGCCGAAACAGCCAAAAAATTAAAGGAAGTCCAATATTCAGAAAAGGGCGTTACAATCAATGGTTTTGTCGGTACGCCGGAATTAAACCGGGGCAACCGCAGTTATGAGATTTATTTTGTTAACGGCCGCTATGTGAAAAGCAAATGGATTCAGGAGGGCATTGAAGAGGGCGCATTTGGCTATGTGATGCAGCATCAGTTTCCGTTTGCGGTTTTGGAAATTGAAGTTGAGCCGGACAAGCTGGATGTCAATGTTCATCCGCAAAAAGCCGAGGTGCGGTTCGAAAACGGCTATTTGGTTAAAGAAGCAGTACGGCGGGCAGTAGCGCAGGCATTTGCGGAAAAAGAAGTTATTCCGGCGGTTCGGCTGGAGGACCGGCCGGCGCCGCATTTTCAACCGGATCAGGCGCAAAAAGCGGCCTATAACCGAGCGGAGCCGTTTGAAATCAATCGGCTGAAAGCGGAAGAAACTAGGACAGATTTTGCGCCAAATCAGAGCAATGCACCGGATTTTGGCAGAGAAGCATTTCCGGTGCCGGCGGAAGGAAAACCGGAAGCACCGAATGAAGCGGGCGCTTTTATCCGTGAGCCGGCAGGAAGCTTTGTGCCTGAATTTTCGGAGTATTCCACCCAACCGGTGGTTATACCGGCCGAGCAGCGCGCCGACCTGCCTTCAAGGGGAAACCAAATGACGCTTTCCGGGCCGGAGGCGACTCAGGAGTTCATTGATTTGAGCAGTGTCAAAAGCCACAAGGTGATTGGTCAGTTGTTTGATACTTATTGGCTGATTGAGTTTCAGGGCGCTTTATACATTATCGACCAGCATGCGGCTCATGAAAAGGTGCTGTATGAGCGGTTTGTTAAGCGCTTTAACGAGAGTGATATTCATACGCAGCAGCTGCTTGAACCGCTGGTGATTGAAGTCAGTGCCGGAGAAATGCAAAACTTTTTGGCGGCGCAGCCCTTTTTTGATCGGCTCGGCTTTGAAACAGAGCCGTTCGGTGCGGGGGCAATTAAAATCAGCGGTGTGCCGTATTTATTCAATCAGGCTATGAAAAAAGAGAACTTCATTTATTTGCTCGATCAAATGGAAGAAAAAAACTTTAAGCTAAATGCCGAAACCATTGACCATGAGCTGGCGACAATGGCCTGTAAAGCGGCGGTCAAGGGCAATGACCGTTTGAGCCGGCAGGAATACGAGGGCTTAATCAGCGAACTTTTAACCTTGAAAAATCCCTATCATTGCCCGCATGGGCGGCCGACTCTGATTAAAATGACGAGGTACGAGCTGGACCGGAAGTTTAAACGAATCCTGTAA
- a CDS encoding tRNA (adenosine(37)-N6)-dimethylallyltransferase MiaA: MAKQPLIIIAGPTATGKTKLAVMLAKQLNGSIISADSMQVYRGMDIGSAKASAEEQAAVKHYLLDIREPEESFSVWEFQKAAKEAIAEITAAGKIPILVGGTGFYIQALLYDIAFEESGPTQVREKWEEIAADRGYEYLYEELKRIDPESTSKIHANNHKRILRALEYYDLTGEKISLHNQRESQKESSYQELFYVLTMDRAMLYQRIEQRVDAMLAGGLIEEVQKLYDRGCRREMTAMQGLGYKEILNYLSGEWSLEKAAEELKKGTRHFAKRQITWFKREKNVEWIDLNNYTFDYQQICDKIKRDYAVINR; the protein is encoded by the coding sequence ATGGCAAAACAACCATTGATTATTATTGCCGGGCCGACGGCGACCGGTAAGACCAAGCTGGCAGTGATGCTGGCCAAACAATTAAACGGAAGTATTATTTCCGCTGACTCAATGCAGGTTTACCGCGGCATGGATATTGGCTCGGCCAAAGCCAGTGCCGAGGAGCAGGCAGCAGTGAAGCACTATTTGCTGGATATTCGCGAACCGGAGGAGAGTTTCAGCGTTTGGGAGTTTCAAAAAGCAGCCAAGGAGGCAATCGCTGAAATTACGGCGGCCGGGAAGATTCCGATCTTAGTCGGCGGAACGGGTTTTTATATTCAGGCGCTGCTCTATGATATTGCCTTTGAGGAAAGCGGACCGACACAGGTCAGGGAAAAATGGGAAGAAATCGCAGCTGACAGGGGGTATGAATATTTATACGAAGAGCTAAAGCGGATTGACCCGGAATCAACGTCTAAAATTCACGCCAATAACCACAAGCGGATTTTACGGGCGCTGGAGTATTATGACCTGACCGGTGAGAAAATCAGCCTGCACAACCAAAGGGAAAGTCAGAAAGAAAGCAGCTATCAGGAGTTATTTTATGTTCTTACCATGGATCGGGCGATGCTGTATCAAAGGATTGAGCAAAGAGTGGATGCGATGCTGGCCGGCGGGCTGATTGAGGAAGTGCAGAAGCTGTATGACCGGGGCTGCCGCCGGGAAATGACGGCAATGCAGGGCCTTGGTTATAAGGAAATTTTAAATTACTTATCCGGCGAGTGGAGCTTGGAAAAGGCGGCCGAGGAACTTAAAAAAGGAACCCGCCATTTTGCCAAACGGCAGATTACTTGGTTTAAGCGGGAAAAAAATGTAGAATGGATTGATTTAAACAATTATACATTTGACTATCAGCAAATATGTGATAAAATAAAGAGAGATTATGCAGTTATTAATAGATAG
- a CDS encoding RNA chaperone Hfq, whose product MNKTVNLQDIFLNQVRKEKISVVLYLTNGFQMKGYVKGFDNYIVILEADGKQQLIFKHAISTVMPSRDIHLSLTAEDGE is encoded by the coding sequence ATGAATAAAACGGTTAATTTACAGGATATATTTTTAAATCAGGTCAGGAAGGAAAAAATTTCAGTTGTGCTTTATTTGACAAATGGCTTTCAAATGAAAGGCTATGTCAAAGGCTTTGACAATTATATTGTGATTTTAGAGGCGGACGGCAAGCAGCAGCTTATTTTTAAGCATGCGATTTCAACGGTTATGCCGTCGCGGGATATTCATTTATCCCTGACGGCTGAGGACGGAGAATAA
- a CDS encoding 30S ribosomal protein S21 has protein sequence MSTVKVKENESLDSALRRFKRNCAKAGIMQELRKREHYEKPSVRRKKKSEAARKRKHK, from the coding sequence GTGTCAACTGTAAAAGTCAAAGAAAACGAGAGCTTGGACAGCGCATTGCGTCGTTTTAAGAGAAACTGCGCCAAGGCCGGTATCATGCAGGAGTTGCGTAAACGCGAGCATTATGAGAAGCCGAGCGTTCGCCGCAAGAAAAAGTCAGAAGCAGCCAGAAAACGGAAGCATAAATAA
- the raiA gene encoding ribosome-associated translation inhibitor RaiA, producing the protein MRYIISGKNMTVKEGLKERIEEKLNKLDKFFSEETKVQVTLSTEKRDSIIEVTIPIRGSVIRAEERGETMYIALDNAVDKLERQMVKHRKKLVDGHRQAKELKIDYFEQISAEPEDAINIERTKKISVKPMDPEEACLQMDLLGHDFYVFRNRYTNDINVVYKRKNTGYGLIETDGEEAE; encoded by the coding sequence ATGAGGTATATTATCAGTGGTAAGAACATGACCGTAAAAGAGGGATTAAAGGAGAGAATCGAGGAAAAGCTGAATAAGCTGGATAAGTTCTTTTCCGAAGAAACAAAGGTGCAGGTAACATTAAGCACCGAAAAAAGAGATAGTATCATTGAAGTAACGATTCCAATCCGTGGGTCGGTGATTCGAGCCGAAGAGCGCGGCGAAACCATGTATATTGCCCTGGATAATGCGGTTGATAAGCTGGAGCGGCAAATGGTTAAGCACCGGAAAAAATTGGTTGACGGTCATCGTCAGGCCAAGGAATTAAAAATTGATTATTTTGAGCAAATCAGCGCTGAGCCTGAGGATGCCATCAATATTGAGCGGACGAAAAAAATCAGCGTGAAGCCGATGGATCCGGAGGAGGCCTGCTTGCAGATGGATTTGCTGGGACATGATTTTTATGTTTTCCGTAACCGCTATACCAATGATATCAATGTAGTTTATAAAAGAAAGAATACCGGTTACGGCCTGATTGAAACAGATGGGGAAGAGGCCGAATAA